GAGCTCCATGGGTCCAATGATCTAAGAATCGAGACAATGCTGAGATATCTCATGAAATTAGTGCAAGCATGATTAATCCCACACAACCAAAAAAGATCTGAGGGAGCGTCATTAACAGATACACGGAAATGAGCACAAAAACTGACAGAGAAATTACTAACATGATAGGCGCGGGGTGGGCAAAAAAATAACCCGTACCTCCCGCCCGACCGGCGCCGGCGACTGATTCCGACCACACCGGCGAACGCCTGGACTGACGGAAAAACTCCGCCGGCCTCCTCTCGGTACTCCGCGGCAGCTAGACTCCCTCTTCCTAGGGCTGCTCGCCGGCACCTTCCCTCTCTCCATGACCTCTCGCCAGCCTCTCGACGCTGTTCGCCGACGGCCATAAAGCGGATTCGGGTATACAGACGGCCCCCGCGCCCAGTCCATTATTAGCCCAAACAAGAACTGAAAAAGCCCGGTACGCGCCACATAAGATGGACAGACCGAGCAGCGCCAAGTTCGTGTGCATCCGACGGCCACAAAAACGGCCTAAAGCCAAATTAAAAACAGACGTCTGAAAATTAGTAAAGCTGAAAAAAAAAGGTATGCAGAGGGTACCATAACttcacaatacataaataaattgtTCAACAGCTGGCTATTCAAGGATATTTTGCACAAGAAGAGTAGACCAACAAActgtaacctccatcttgcagaaaATAAGATCACACATGTCAGTACTTCTTCCCGACACTTGCATCTCGAACTCGACTGTACATTGTGCAGAAAACCCATCCCGAGAGGCCTCCACAGAAACAATCAGTTTTCCCCCTGGGTAATCTACGGAAACAACACGCCTCACAAGCTCAACCACACCATCAGACTTGGCAGGCAGTTTTCCATCTTGAAAATCAAGCAGCGCCACTTTCCCTCCTTTTACACCGTCGGTACTGCAAGCAACCAGCCCCGGCAACTGATCAGGCCATGACCCATCGACAACTCGGACACCCACAGTGGCCTCGACTGACGAAGGCAGCATCGCCAAATCAAGCTCAAGCGTGCAGCGCTTGCAGGGAATAGGTCTTCGTGTCACATGTTTGGAAGGATCAAAAGGGAAAAGTTCGTGGAAATCAGAAAAATTGTAAGTCAGCACTTCATCTTCAGACTCTTTTTTGCACTTTACTTTTAACTGAACATCAATGAAAACCGTGTCAAGTAACCAAATGGCACGAGACGGGCCTGTTAAGCGCAAAAATGGATCCTGCAATGCAAGCAACacaataataattaattaattacacTTGCCAGACTATTAAAAAAAAGTTGAAGCAGGACACACAAAG
This region of Triticum aestivum cultivar Chinese Spring chromosome 2D, IWGSC CS RefSeq v2.1, whole genome shotgun sequence genomic DNA includes:
- the LOC123054193 gene encoding uncharacterized protein; translated protein: MELSDSELAGVKSYREYIELMEKKEEEKKEQLRKDCEIKHKRTYGEQEIEEHREGSRSFCSLPSPSRVEADSQYGLPRKSLQIFSIKVTDLKYGLSWPLQVYGSVAFRNSVEPKVNYLFRCTRDNCQTLTQKDPFLRLTGPSRAIWLLDTVFIDVQLKVKCKKESEDEVLTYNFSDFHELFPFDPSKHVTRRPIPCKRCTLELDLAMLPSSVEATVGVRVVDGSWPDQLPGLVACSTDGVKGGKVALLDFQDGKLPAKSDGVVELVRRVVSVDYPGGKLIVSVEASRDGFSAQCTVEFEMQVSGRSTDMCDLIFCKMEVTVCWSTLLVQNILE